Part of the Streptomyces sp. NBC_01460 genome, CTTTGGCATCTTCGACGGGAAGGCACCCCCATGCGCGCCCGCACACTGATCCCCGCCCTGCTGACCGCCGCGCTCGTTTCGGGCGCCCCCTCCCTCGCCGCGGCCGACGGGGCGCGGGCGGCGGCGGTCGTCGACGTGAGCACCGCGGCCCAGCTCAAGGCGGCGCTGGCCGCCGCGGCCCCCGGTGACACGATCCGGCTCGCCGACGGCACGTACACCGGCAACTTCAAGGCGACCGTCCCGGCCACCTCCGCCGCGCGGATCACCCTCACCGGATCCCCGGCGGCCGTCCTCACCGCGGGCGGTGGATACGGGCTGCACCTGAACGGGGCCTCGTACTGGACGGTGTACGGCCTCACGGTGACCGGCGGCCAGAAGGGCATCGTGACGGACGCGGCGAACGGTGTCGTCATCGACTCGGTGACCGTGCACGACCTCGACATGGAGGGCGTCCACTTCCGCACGTCCAGCCGGGACGGCGTCCTGAGGAACTCCCGGATCCACGACACCGGTCACAACGGCCGGGGCATGGGCGAGGGCGTGTACGTGGGCTCGGCGGGTGACCTCACCGACCGGAGCGACGGAGTCCTGATCCAGGGCAACACCATCGGCCCGGGGGTCGGCGGCGAGAACGTCGACATCAAGGAGGGCACCACGGGCGCGAGGATCATCGGGAACACCTTCGACGGCAGCGGACTGACCGGCGCCAACTACGACGACTCCTGGGTCGACGTGAAGGGCAACGACGTGCTGGTGGAGAACAACAAGGGCGTCCGCACCACGAACAACGGATACGAGACCCACACCCAGCAGAGCGGCTGGGGCTGCGGCACGGTCTTCCGCGGCAACACCTCGGACCTGACCGGCGCCACCGGCGGCAGACAGCTCGCCGTGAACGTCACCAACCAGAGCGCCGCCTGCCGCACCACCGT contains:
- a CDS encoding right-handed parallel beta-helix repeat-containing protein — its product is MRARTLIPALLTAALVSGAPSLAAADGARAAAVVDVSTAAQLKAALAAAAPGDTIRLADGTYTGNFKATVPATSAARITLTGSPAAVLTAGGGYGLHLNGASYWTVYGLTVTGGQKGIVTDAANGVVIDSVTVHDLDMEGVHFRTSSRDGVLRNSRIHDTGHNGRGMGEGVYVGSAGDLTDRSDGVLIQGNTIGPGVGGENVDIKEGTTGARIIGNTFDGSGLTGANYDDSWVDVKGNDVLVENNKGVRTTNNGYETHTQQSGWGCGTVFRGNTSDLTGATGGRQLAVNVTNQSAACRTTVYGSNTVTGGKGLTNITVTP